The nucleotide window GCCCTGCAGTACAACGATTCCTACCAGGAGAACGTCTTCAGCTATGTCAACAACATCAATACCCATGAAGGCGGTACCCATGTCACCGGATTCCGCAAGGCACTGACAAGAACACTCAATGCCTACGCCCAGAAAAATGATCTTCTGAAGAACCTCAAGCTCTCCCTGACCGGTGACGATTTCAAGGAGGGCCTGACTGCCGTTATCTCGGTAAAGGTTGCTGAACCCCAGTTTGAGGGCCAGACCAAGACAAAACTTGGTAACTCGGAAACACAGAGTATCGTCGAAACCATAGTCAATGAGCAGCTTGCGGAGTTTGCCGAAAGCAACCCGAATGTACTCAAGATGATCATTGAAAAGGTGAAGGGTGCGGCCATGTCGAGAGAGGCTGCACGCAAGGCCAAGGAGCTTACCCGCAGAAAATCGGTACTGGAGAGCTCGGGACTTCCCGGAAAACTTGCGGACTGCTCCATCAATGATCCGGAACACTGTGAACTCTATATCGTAGAGGGTGACTCTGCAGGCGGCAGTGCCAAGCAGGGACGGGACAGAAGCTTTCAGGCTATCCTGCCCTTGAAGGGAAAAATCCTTAATGTCGAAAAGGCCCGGCTGCACAAGATGCTTGAAAACGAGGAGATCAAGACCATCATTCTCGCCCTTGGAACAAGCTTTGGCGAAGAGGAGTTCTCAACCGAAAAGCTGCGCTATGGGAAAATCATCATCATGACCGATGCTGATGTTGACGGCGCGCATATCAGAACCCTGCTTCTGACCTTTTTCTTCCGCCATATGCGCTCACTTATTGAAGCCGGCCGTGTCTTTATTGCCCAGCCGCCTCTTTATCTGGTAAAATCAGGCAAGGAGCAGCAGTATGCGTGGGATGATGACGAGCGCAACAGCATTACGGAGTCCATGAAAAAAATGCAGAAAGGCAAGGCCAATATCCATATCCAGCGCTACAAGGGTCTTGGAGAGATGAACCCTGAGCAGCTCTGGAGTACAACCATGGACCCTGCTCACCGTTCACTGCTGCTGGTAAATGTCGAAAATGCCATGGAAGCCGATCAGGTATTCTCGACGCTCATGGGTGACAAGGTTGAGCCTCGCAGGGAGTTTATCGAGAAAAACGCAAGATATGTCCGCCGCTTAGATGTCTGAGGTGCGGACATAGACCTCCTTGCGGAGTTGCTGTACCCATTCTGAAAATAACCTGCGGTTTTTGTTGTCAAGAGCCTCCTCTTCAAGAAAGGAGTAATCCTTCTCCGGATTCACCGTATGGGCAGCAACCCGCTCGTTCAGCCTGATGATGGTGTAGAAGGACTCCCCCTGCGGAGGATCGATCTTCGAAGGAGGACTGATATCTCCCGGATTTTTCAGGGCCGTGATAATTGCCCTCAGCTCCGGACGCAGGGAGGGAAGGGAGATATACTCACCCACACCACCGATTGAAGAGATAACGCCACCAAGCTTTGCTGTGGATGGATCGTCAGAATATTTGGATGCCATCTCGGAAAACGATGACTTGCCGCTGAGTATATCGGCCCGAATTGAATTCAGGAGCTGGTCCACTCCGCTAAAATCATCTTTCGAATGGTCGAAGGCGACAAGAATATGGCGGACGTGAATGGCATTCGGCTCCTTGTTCAGCAGCTGAATGATATGATAGCCGTAGCGGGTTTCAATAATACCGGAAACCTCACCCTCCTTGAGCGAAAAAGCTGCCGTTTCAAAACTTGGAATAAGCGACCCTTTCTGAACATATCCGAGATCACCACCAAGCCTGGCCGAACCGGGATCCTGGGAGTATTTCCTTGCCAGCAAGGCAAAGTCCGCGCCGCCCTGAAGCTCCTTGCGAACTGCCTGGATCTTGGTAAGCGCCTGAAGTTGTGCGTCAGCAGACACTGCGGGATATTTCATGATCTGGGAAACTTTAACCCCTTCCGGAATCAATGAAAATTTCTCCCTGTTGGCGTTATAATAGTCCATCACCTCACCTGAAGTAACCTTAACTCCGGCCGAGCGTTTCCGCCGAAGGGTCTGTATCAACTCCTGATTGCGGATCTCCGTGCGAATCTCGTCGCGGATAGCGGGGAGCGTTTTACCGAAACGGGTTTCCATCTCCTCTTTAGAGGCAAATCTTGCTCTCAACTGCTTGAATCGGTCTCCTGCTGTAGAGGAAATAGCGTTTTCATCAACTTTAACGCTGTCAATTTTTGCTTTCGAAAGAATAATCTGCTGCTCGATCAGACCGTCAAGTATCCTGCGGGATAAGCCGGTATCCTTAGCCAGTTCAGGGGACTGAAGTCGAGCCATAAGAGCCCGGGAGTCAATTTCCGATTTCAGGATGACCTCGCGACCAACCACAGCGACAATCCGGTCGGCAACTTCGGCATAAGATGGTGTGGTGATTGATGCCAAACCGGAAAGAAAGAGCAGTGCTGCTTTCCCTGATATTTTTTTCATTACAATGATCCTGACTTATAAATATTGTTCAGACACCGAAACAGTAACATAACTAGCGTATCCGTAAATCGGAAAAGGCAAACAGACTCAGGAAACCTTGCTGCCTCTCAGATGCACAGGGGTTTTAGATAATCTGAGCCAGTCAAAAACAAGCGGTGCAGCAACAAAGATCGAAGAGTAGGTTCCGATAAGAATGCCGCAAAAAACAGCAAAAGCAAAGCCCCTGATGGCCGGACCGGCAAAGATAAAGAGAACAAAAACAGAGAGCAGAACGGTTCCTGAGGTAATAATCGTACGGCTCAGCGTCTGGTTCATGCTTTCATTGAATATTCTTTCATAGTCCGCCGGTTTCTGACCGCGAATCCGCTCCCGGATACGATCATAGACAACAACGGTATCGGTAATCGAGTAACCGGCAATGGTAAGAAATGCAGCAATGATGCTCTGGTCCATCTCAAGCGGCATAAAATCAAACAGCCCGCCCAAGAGACTGAAGAGACCGAGAACTGAAAGAATGTCATGGAATATGGCAATCACCCCGGCGGTTGCAAATTTTATCTCAAAACGGATACCGACATAGAGCAAAATTGCAATGAGCGAAGCCAGCAGTGCTTTCAATGCTGACCATTTCAGGTCGGAGGCAATACTTGGGCCAACGGCATCAATACGGACAATTTCATGCGGATTATTCTTGAGCCGGGCATCAAAAGCGCCCGAAACAAGGGATTTCAGTTCATTGGTCTCTCCGCTGAACACGGTACTGAACAGAAACGAGCGATCAAGACCATACTGCTTGAGCGATCCGGAAATACCTGCCTCATCAAGCACAGCACGAACCGCACTGACATCAATATTTTTATCAAAACGGATCAGTACCTCCGATCCGCCCCGGAAGTCAATACCGTAATTCAGCCCTTTTACCGCAAGGGAGATCAGGCCGGACGCAAGCAGAATCAGTGAAAAACCGTAGGCAATTTTACGGAATCCTATAAAATCAAAGTTTGTCTTGTGAAAAATCCTCATTGGTCATACATCTTGAAAATTAACCGAAACTTTTTTCAGACAAAAGGTTCTTGCCCATGAGAAACGAAAAGATCTCTTTTGTCACAACTATCGAGGTAAACAGGCTCGCTGCCGTACCGATCATAAGTGTAAGGGCAAAACCCTGTATAGGCCCGATACCATAGGTATAGAGCAGAAATGCTGCAACCATTGTGGTAACATGTGAGTCAAGAATCGAGGAGAATGCCCGATCATAACCCAACTCTATGGAGGAGGTCAACCCCTTGGAGGCATCAAGTTCCTCTCTGATTCGCTCATAGATCAGAACATTGGCATCCACTGCCATCCCGATGGTCAGGACTATACCTGCGATACCCGGCAGCGAGAGCGAGGCACTGAAACCTGCCAGTACCGAAAGCACGATGAGAATATTAAGAACAAGCGCTATATCGGCGGCAATACCTGCTTTTTTATAGTAGAGCAGCATAAATACGGATACTGCCAGAAATGACCAGGAGAGGGAGAGCATCCCGGCTCGAATGTAATCAGCACCAAGAGACGGCCCTACGGTACGCTCCTCAATAATTCTGACCGGGGCGGGAAGAGCGCCGGCCTTCAGCACAATTTCCAGATCCTTTGCCTCCTCCAGACTCTCAATACCGTTAATGACGGAGTTCCCTCCGGGAATCTTTGACTGCACAACGGGAGCGCTGTAAACCGCACCATCAAGCACTATAGCAATACGCTTTCCGATATTTGCGCCGGTAATGCGTGCCCATTTCGACGTCCCCTCAGAGTTCATCGACATCGTCACCTCCGGCTGTACACCTTCTGAGCCGAATGTTGCCTTGGCTTCGGTTATGACCCCGCCGGTAAGTTCAGGGCTTTTTTTGACAAGGTAGACCGAGTAGAGCTTCTCTCCGCTCGGACCGACATCAGGCTTGGCGGCAAGAAGCAGCTCGGTATCCAGAGGAAGCAGGGCCTGGATATCGCTTCGCTTGAGCAGGGAAAGCACGAACTCTTTTGACTGTTCCGAAGTGTATGCGTTACCGTTTTCAGAAACGCCGACTACATTATAAAGCGGTTTTGCTGCGTTTTGATTTGCCGCAGTGGCCGGAGCCGCAGGTGCCGCTCCGGCAGGTGATCCGGGTACCGGCAATGATGCTGATAATGGCTTTGATGCCGAGGAGTCAGAAACGGCTGCCGGTGGTGCGGTACCGTTCTGGACAAGATAGGTATTGATCCGGTCAAGCGTTCTGACAAGAACCTCAGGATCCCTCAAAAGCCTGAACTCAAGCTTCGCCGTACCCTTAAGCAGGTTTCTTACCCTGTTTTGATCAGAAATACCCGGAAGCTCTATGATGATTTTTCTGCTCCCCTGGGTGGTAATGACCGGTTCGGCTACACCATACTGGTCAATTCGGTTTCTGATGATCTCCTTGGCTCGACTCAGGGCATCATCGGACTCCTTTTCAAGCTTCGAAATAATCTCCCGGTCACTGTTGCGTATATCATAAAAATAGCGGCTCAGTCGAATGTTCTCGATTTTGAACTCGGCTACGATCAGTTCAAGCACACTCGCATCGCTTTTCGCGGCCTTTGCTCTTACCGAATTCATGATCTCGGTAAACTTTGCATCCTTGTTCCACGCTTTCTGCTCAAAGAGATCAATCTGGTCAACTTCCATAACCAGATGCATTCCCCCTCTGAGATCGAGACCAAGTTTAAGACTCTTTTTCCGTGCATTTTCAAGCTCTTCACGGTGACTCAGCGCATATTTGAGACTATCCTGAGCCGATCTATAACTGTTAAGCTGCCGGGAAAGGGAGTAGTCACTCCAGGTAGGCCATAATGACCAAACCGCAACAAGAGTGACCAGAGCAATCAGAAGAAGATTAAAACGTTTATTTTTCATTGATGACATCGCTTTGCGCTCAGAAGAAATAATTCAGCCAATATATAAAATGGGGTATTGATTAGCTAACAATCTGCTCGGGGCCCATAACAGGTACCTATCGGCGTTTCCCCCGGTTTTTACCGACGCTATGGCTCTTATTCGTTAATCATCTACTACCCCTCATCCCGCAAGCCTGCCGAATCAACAGAATACCCCTCCATATCTTCAGCGGAATACAAAAAAACCAGCCCTTACGTATAGATATAACCCTCCTCCAGGAGCGGATCCATGACTAAACAGCGTGATTGCGTGCGCTCCAGCAGATAAGCTGAAATCATTCGATTGTTTTTATTACCATAAGAGGACATTTTAGTCCCTATTGCCCTTGCGGTGACCGCGATAACGGCTATAATCAAACAGTGCTTGCCGAAAACACTTTTACTTTACTTTTACTCTGCTTGCCGGATATCTCCGGTCAGTCGGCAGCGGCGGCCCTGCTGGGCGCGCCTGTAGCCATTCCTGTACGGCAGATCCCCTTAAATATGCGTATCTTGAGCAGGGAATAAACAAACAGCAACCAAAATGTTTCACGTGAAACAATCCTCAAAACATGTATGATATTATCGTTGCGGGGGCCGGCCATGCAGGCTGCGAAGCTGCGCTTGCCGCGGCGAGGTCCGGATGCTCATGCCTGCTCATAACGACAGACCTCTCGTCGATTGCAAGAATGTCCTGCAATCCCGCCATAGGTGGCGTAGCCAAGGGTCAGATCACAAGAGAGATTGACGCTCTTGGCGGAGAGATGGCCAGAGCTATAGACGCAAACGGGATCCAGTTCAGAATGCTTAACCGCAGCAAGGGGCCTGCCATGCACTCGCCAAGAGCGCAGGCAGACAAGGCGATGTACTCCCTCTATATGCGCAAAGTTATTGAGCGCGAGACCAATATCGACCTGCTGCAGGACACCGTAGTAGGAATCGAATCACATGAAGGCGTCTTTCAGGGAGCAAGAATCTCTTCCGGAAAAGTCATTGCGGGAGGCGCCGCAATTCTCTGCTGCGGAACATTTCTTAACGGCCTCATCCATATAGGAATGAACCATTATGACGGAGGGAGAACAACGGCAGAGCCTCCGGTTCGCGGATTAACCGAGGATCTTTTGCGTCTCGGCTTTATGGCAGGCCGACTGAAAACCGGAACACCCCCAAGAATTGACGCGCGCAGTGTAGATTACTCCCGGGTGGAGAGCCAACAGGGGGATGCGGAGCCATCGGCATTCTCGTTCAGCAAATCACTTGACCTCAATCGACGACAGGTAAGCTGTTACATCACCAAAACAACGCCTCAAACTCATGAGATTCTGAAAAAAGGGTTCAGCCGCTCCCCGCTCTTTACCGGAAAAGTTCAGGGCATCGGCCCGAGATACTGCCCGTCTGTAGAAGACAAGATTTGCCGCTTCCCTGATAAAGAGAGCCACCATATATTTCTTGAGCCCGAAGGGATTGACACCAATGAGATGTACGTGAATGGATTTTCGACGTCACTGCCGGAAGATATTCAGGAAGAGGGGTTGCGTTCCATACCAGGCTTGTGCAATGCAAAAGTTATCCGGCCGGGATACGCAATTGAATATGACTATTTCTTCCCGTACCAGATAAAGGGTACGCTGGAAACCAAACTCATAGAAAACCTCTACTTTGCCGGGCAGATCAACGGGACATCAGGATACGAGGAGGCTGCCGCCCAGGGATTAATGGCCGGCATAAACGCTTCATTGAAAGCAAGATCCCGACCACCTATCAATCTCAGGCGCTCAGAGGCCTATATCGGCGTCCTGATTGATGATATCATCACAAAAGAGACGCTCGAGCCCTACAGAATGTTTACCTCTTCTGCTGAACATCGCCTCCACCTTCGCCATGATAATGCGGATGTGCGCCTTGTGACCTTTGGATATGAAGCGGGACTTGTTCAGCATGAAACCTATCATCAGTGCCTTTCTAAAATAGAGAAGATTAATCATCTTAAGGCATTATGTGCAAACACAAGACTGCAGCCCGAAGAGATAAACCGCATACTGGCAAAATCAGGCTATGCCCCTGTAGAGATCGGCCAGCATGTGGCATCACTGCTGAAAAGGCCAGGAATCACCCTTGAGCTGATTCTTGCTGAATCAGAAGCATTTCGAAACAGTGTTCATCAGATAACCATTGACCGCTCAATCTATGAACAGGTTGATATTGACCTTAAGTATGAAGGCTATCTTAAACGTGACCTTCTGATGGCTGAAAAGATCTCAAGACTGGAATCACTCAGGATACCGCCCCAGTTCAAATATGACGGGATATCCGGGCTTTCAAACGAAGGAAAAGAGAAGCTGAAAAAACACAAGCCCGAAACAATTGGAGTCGCCTCACGAATACCGGGCGTTTCCCCTTCAGATATTTCAGTTCTTACCGTTCGCCTTGGACGTTAAGCGAGCCATATTGTTTCACGTGAAACACCATTTATAGTATCAGGCCTGATATTCATATTTTTATTCCATGGAAAGTATAATCGGTGACATTGTCAATAATGATCTGCTGTTCGGTAAAGATAAAGAGCAGGGGATAGTTGGCGCATACCAGCTGAGCGACACACAAATAAGAGTATTCAATCGTAATGGCGGCTCGGTAACACACCATGACGATACGTTTTTCCCCTATTTTTTTCTCTCTGACAGCTCCCTGCTTGAGGGGTTTGTTCCCGAGTGTGACGAAAAGTTCTGGCTGGTAAAACTCGGCGGCTCGAACTACTATCAATATCTTGCCATATTCAAAAGCTGGCGAAACTATCGCGGGGCTCTTGACTCTTTAAGCAACAGACGTTTTGGCGAGAGTGCCGATCAAGGTATCCAGAGTCCGGCAGTTGAGAACAGTTCACACATATATAATAAAGGCGATGCCGTCACTCAGTATTTTCTTCAGAGCGGCAAAACCCTCTTCAAGGGTATGATCTTTGATGATCTCTACCGTATGCAGCTTGATATTGAAACGAATTACAATCCCGAAAAGCGTGATGGCGCGGCAAACGGGATCGGTTCTGATGAGATCATTATTATCTCTTTTTGTGATAATCGTGGATGGGAGGCTGTTCTCCATTCAAAAAAGAGCTCTGAACGGGAGCTGCTTAAAGCGGCAGTGGCACTTATAGGTGAAAAAGATCCTGATGTTATCGAGGGGCACAACATATTCAGCTTTGATCTTCCCTATCTGCAGCGCAGATGCGAAAAATATGGTATTCCTTTTTCGATAGGGAGAAACAACCTTCAGCCTAAAACATACCCGTCAAGCATACGTTTCGCTGAACGGAGTATTGATTACACCTTTTATGATATCCCCGGGAGGCATGTTATTGATACTCTTTTCCTGGTGCAGAGTTACGATATCTCGAAGCGCTCCATGCAGAGCTACGGTCTGAAAGCCGTGGCTAAACATTTTGGTTTTGCTTCACCCGACAGAACCTACGTTGACTACAAGGATATAGCCGCGCTTTGGGAAAATAATCATGCAAAACTTCTTGCCTATGCGCTTGATGATGTTCGCGAAACAAGGGCTCTCTCCTCTTTACTTTCTGCCAGCAATTTTTATCTCTCACAAATGCTGCCGTATACCTATGCAATGACCGCCCGCATAGGCCAGGCTGCGAAGATCGAGGTTCTTCTGGTCCGCGAATACCTCCGCCTTAAACACTCTATCCCCAGGCCCACTGCCGGTCAACAGCACTCCGGAGGATATACCGAAGTCTTCCTGAAAGGGATTCTCGGCCCTATTGTCTATGCTGATGTTGAGTCACTCTACCCCTCTATCATGCTCTCTTACGATATATGTCCAAAAAGTGATGAATTGAAGGTCTTTCCGGGTGTGCTCAATGATCTGAAGGAGCTGCGTTTCAAGGCTAAAGATCGATCACTCAAAGAAAAAGAGTGCGGAAACAAATCGCTTGCCGATAATTTTGATGCCATGCAAAGCTCATTCAAAATAGTTATCAATGCCATGTACGGCTATCTTGGTTTCAGCGGAGGGATATTCAATGATTTTGCAGAAGCGGACAGAGTGACATCAACCGGACAGAGTATTGCAAAAAAAATGATTGTCGAGTTTGAAGCCAGAGGATGCCGTGTTATTGAGGTTGATACGGATGGTATTCTGTTTATTCCACCACCTGAAGTGATACGTGAAACTGATGAAAGATTGCTTGTCAGCGAAGTTTCTGCGCTTATGCCGGAAGGCATTAAAATAGGGTTTGACGGGCGATACAGAAAGATGATCTCCTACATGAAAAAAAATTATGCGCTGCTCAGCTATGAGAACGTCATGATTCTGAAAGGATCTTCGCTTACAAGCAGAAGCGGCGAGAAGTTCGGGCGTGATTTTGTCCGCAGAGGCTTTGAAAAGCTTCTCAGCGAAGATATTGAAGGGCTTCACAATCTTTTCACCGAGTACCGGAATAAAATTCTAAACCATGAACTTGATGTTTCCGAGTTTACAAAAACAGAATCGCTGAAAAGCACCGTTGAACAATACGCCGAAGATGTGAAATCAGGCAAACGTTCAAAGGCAATAACCTATGAAATCGCTATCAAGAAAGGCCTTCGGGTAACAAAAGGGGACCGGATCACCTACTATATCTCCGGAACAGGAGCGGGCAGTGCCTCGTATGAGAAAGGCAAGCTCTCCACGGAATGGAAAAAAGAGAATCCTGACGAGAACACGCACTTCTATCTTAAACGACTTGATGAACACTGCCAGAAATTTCTTCCTTTTTTCAAGCCGCAGGATTTCAGCATGCTTTTTTCTGATGATACGCTCTTTTCATTTTCTGCCGATGGGATTGAGCTGATAAGGGATATCCGCCATACCGAGAGCTACAACCCAGGGAGTGATCTTGCTTTATGAAAAGCCTGTTTCGGTTTTGTTTGTTTATACTGTATCTTTTTGTCCTCTGTTGAGGAACTATATATCCTGTTTCCCTGTAGTGTTACAGGCTATTGGAACATAATTTTTAAATATTTTTTTGAAACTAACATGGCAGACAATAAAGTACTTCCTGTTTCAAGTGATGTCAGCTGGATCGGTGTTCTCGATCCCGGTCTTATTACCTTTGACATCGTAATGGAGACAAAATATGGCACAACCTATAACTCCTATTTCATCAATGCGGAGAAAAAGACCATTATAGAGACAACAAAGGAGAAATTCTGGCCTGAATATCTTGCCAAAATAAAACAGGTTACCGACCCTTCTGAGATAGAGTATATCATTGTTGACCACACGGAACCGGATCACTCAGGCAATGTCCGAAACCTGCTTGCCGTGGCTCCAAATGCAACCGTAGTCGGCAGTGGTAACGCGATCAAATTTCTCCGCGACCAGACCGGCCATGACTTTAAATCACTTGTTGTAAAAACAGGAGATTCGCTTGATCTTGGCAATAAAACGCTTCATTTCATCAATGCGCCCAATCTTCACTGGCCTGACACCATCTATACCTGGCTTGAGGAGGACCGGATTCTTTTCACCTGTGACTCTTTCGGCTCCCATTTCTCGCACGAAGAGATGTTTGATGACCTTGTGGGTGATTTTGACGATGCCTTTACCTACTATTTTGATGCTATTCTCAGACCGTTCAGTAAATACATGATTCAGGCGGTAGAAAAAATCAGAGCTCTTGACATACAGACCATCTGTCCCGGTCATGGTCCCATCCTGAGATCAAACTGGAAAAAATATGTAGATCTCTCTTTAAAATATGCGACTACAGCCATTGCGATGCCACAGGAAAAAAATATCCTGATTGCCTATGTTTCTGCCTATGAAAACACCACTCTGCTTGCCCATAAAATAGCAGAGGGTCTCCGCCGGTCGTGTGATTTCAATATTGAGATTTGTGACATAGAGTCTATGCATTTTTCAAAACTTGAGGACAAGATCGCCCACTGTTCAGGAATTATCGTGGGATCGCCTACGATAAACCAGAATATACTGCCGCAAATCTATCAACTCTTCGCGGCCATAAACCCGATCCGTGACAAGGGAAAGCTCGGCGCCGCTTTCGGCTCTTATGGATGGAGCGGTGAGGCAGCAAAAATGATTGAAACAAATTTCTCACTGCTCAAGCTGAAAGTTTTTGAACAGAATGTTATGGTAAAGTTCAAACCTCATGAGCCTGAATTTGAAAAATGCATCGATTTCGGCAAGGCCTATGCAGATAAAATGATTGAGATCTACCAGTTGAGCTGCAATCTGTGATCAAACAGAGGTATTGGCTGTTGAAAACCAAAAAGGGTTACCGGAAACGGTAACCCTTTTTTTATATACAATTAACGATACAGCTACTATGGAGATGGCCGTCGCCGCTACCCGGCCGCTGATTCGTCGGGGCTTAACGGAGAGCGATAGCGGTGAAGTACGTTATTTAAAAATAATCTCTTCAACTATCGGACGCTCAAGGGCGGCATTAAGTTTGTTGCGTATATCCTGTTTTCGAAAATTCAGTTCCATGCGCCATGAGGGATTTTTCACCCGGATAAAGAGCTGTCCGCCGGTAAATCGCTCAATGGAGGTGGCACCGGCAATAGCCTCACCAACAACACTGTTCCATATCTGGAGTGTCTTGTACTGCTCATATGCCTCTGTAAGCCCTAACGACTGGCACATAGCGCCGACTACAGAAGAGATTTTTTTCGGATCTTTTGTTCTTGACACCGCTCAATGCTCCCGGTTGTCTTTCAGTGATTCCACAGAGAATGCCGTAATGTTTTTCTGATCTTTTTTTTCTGTCGATGTAATGATGGTCTGCCCGCAATC belongs to Candidatus Chlorobium masyuteum and includes:
- a CDS encoding DNA polymerase domain-containing protein, whose protein sequence is MESIIGDIVNNDLLFGKDKEQGIVGAYQLSDTQIRVFNRNGGSVTHHDDTFFPYFFLSDSSLLEGFVPECDEKFWLVKLGGSNYYQYLAIFKSWRNYRGALDSLSNRRFGESADQGIQSPAVENSSHIYNKGDAVTQYFLQSGKTLFKGMIFDDLYRMQLDIETNYNPEKRDGAANGIGSDEIIIISFCDNRGWEAVLHSKKSSERELLKAAVALIGEKDPDVIEGHNIFSFDLPYLQRRCEKYGIPFSIGRNNLQPKTYPSSIRFAERSIDYTFYDIPGRHVIDTLFLVQSYDISKRSMQSYGLKAVAKHFGFASPDRTYVDYKDIAALWENNHAKLLAYALDDVRETRALSSLLSASNFYLSQMLPYTYAMTARIGQAAKIEVLLVREYLRLKHSIPRPTAGQQHSGGYTEVFLKGILGPIVYADVESLYPSIMLSYDICPKSDELKVFPGVLNDLKELRFKAKDRSLKEKECGNKSLADNFDAMQSSFKIVINAMYGYLGFSGGIFNDFAEADRVTSTGQSIAKKMIVEFEARGCRVIEVDTDGILFIPPPEVIRETDERLLVSEVSALMPEGIKIGFDGRYRKMISYMKKNYALLSYENVMILKGSSLTSRSGEKFGRDFVRRGFEKLLSEDIEGLHNLFTEYRNKILNHELDVSEFTKTESLKSTVEQYAEDVKSGKRSKAITYEIAIKKGLRVTKGDRITYYISGTGAGSASYEKGKLSTEWKKENPDENTHFYLKRLDEHCQKFLPFFKPQDFSMLFSDDTLFSFSADGIELIRDIRHTESYNPGSDLAL
- a CDS encoding FprA family A-type flavoprotein, whose product is MADNKVLPVSSDVSWIGVLDPGLITFDIVMETKYGTTYNSYFINAEKKTIIETTKEKFWPEYLAKIKQVTDPSEIEYIIVDHTEPDHSGNVRNLLAVAPNATVVGSGNAIKFLRDQTGHDFKSLVVKTGDSLDLGNKTLHFINAPNLHWPDTIYTWLEEDRILFTCDSFGSHFSHEEMFDDLVGDFDDAFTYYFDAILRPFSKYMIQAVEKIRALDIQTICPGHGPILRSNWKKYVDLSLKYATTAIAMPQEKNILIAYVSAYENTTLLAHKIAEGLRRSCDFNIEICDIESMHFSKLEDKIAHCSGIIVGSPTINQNILPQIYQLFAAINPIRDKGKLGAAFGSYGWSGEAAKMIETNFSLLKLKVFEQNVMVKFKPHEPEFEKCIDFGKAYADKMIEIYQLSCNL
- a CDS encoding DUF721 domain-containing protein, with the translated sequence MSRTKDPKKISSVVGAMCQSLGLTEAYEQYKTLQIWNSVVGEAIAGATSIERFTGGQLFIRVKNPSWRMELNFRKQDIRNKLNAALERPIVEEIIFK